Proteins encoded by one window of Sciurus carolinensis chromosome 12, mSciCar1.2, whole genome shotgun sequence:
- the Fcamr gene encoding high affinity immunoglobulin alpha and immunoglobulin mu Fc receptor, translating into MALLLILCLLQGSSLAPSHRGPHLRWLQGDSLPSGTHLCAMEVFTSSSPLCWPEESSFAVASTLKGPKLVSGKPGGAVTIQCHYIPLSANRHQRKYWCRLEVPTRICHTIVSSNHYTHRDYQGRVTLADFPQSSLFVVRLSQLSLRDVGQYRCGIGDRNNRLFLSMNLTISVGPSKVIPTATLAASELVTVSFGTGSPASNRWTSGAIQTLEGQGTKWDRVPLTSGTSQSTATAKGRQTPATTWAETPETGSGTEGSIKATVPTPESPASKLSRLSSTTESVREGSIHNLVTNTARASKGWGEMTTEAHRAGQETDRARTDPDAARRTRGTTRPSAPVSEQLAQETLREATPVSKQPAPGSTEEATPTTGVWTLSTTSMDTASVEGSTYGDLDSTVGGRGPQATPSQAPGTGPRKPSGMESSVKSGFPEEISSQILTPVCAVLAPFLIVALILLQRRLRKNRPSQEAERAAPRVTLIQMTHFLEPTLSPAQLPHEERKMLQGDSPTQAGPTAPERDPGLSGMER; encoded by the exons ATGGCCCTCCTCCTCATACTGTGCCTGCTACAAG GTTCCTCTTTGGCCCCTTCACACAGAGGACCCCATCTCAGATGGCTGCAGGGCGACTCTCTCCCCTCTGGCACCCACCTCTGTGCCATGGAAGTGTTCACGTCTTCCTCACCCCTCTGCTGGCCGGAGGAGAGTTCTTTTGCAG TTGCAAGTACATTGAAGGGCCCGAAGCTGGTGTCTGGGAAACCTGGGGGAGCTGTCACCATCCAGTGCCATTACATTCCCTTGTCAGCCAACAGGCACCAGAGGAAGTACTGGTGCCGTCTGGAGGTACCAACGAGGATCTGCCACACGATTGTGTCCAGCAACCACTACACTCACCGTGACTACCAGGGTCGTGTGACTCTAGCAGACTTCCCACAGAGCAGCTTGTTTGTGGTGAGGCTGTCCCAACTGTCCCTGCGCGATGTGGGACAATACCGTTGTGGCATCGGAGACAGAAACAACAGGCTGTTCTTGAGCATGAATCTGACCATCTCTGTAG GTCCTTCCAAAGTTATCCCCACAGCCACTTTGGCTGCCAGCGAGCTGGTCACGGTATCCTTTGGGACAGGATCTCCAGCATCCAACAGATGGACCTCAGGAGCTATCCAAACTCTAGAAGGACAGGGGACAAAATGGGACAGAGTTCCTTTGACTTCAGGAACCAGCCAAAGCACAGCGACAGCCAAGGGAAGACAAACCCCTGCTACAACCTGGGCAGAAACTCCTGAGACAGGCAGTGGGACAGAGGGTTCCATTAAGGCAACAGTCCCCACGCCAGAGAGCCCAGCTTCAAAACTCAGCCGTTTGTCTAGCACAACAGAAAGTGTTCGGGAGGGGAGTATCCATAACTTAGTCACAAATACAGCTAGGGCCAGCAAGGGCTGGGGGGAGATGACTACTGAGGCTCATAGGGCAGGGCAGGAAACAGACAGGGCCCGGACAGATCCAGATGCAGCCAGGAGAACCAGAGGAACCACGAGGCCATCAGCCCCAGTCTCAGAACAACTGGCCCAGGAAACCCTCCGAGAAGCAACACCTGTTTCTAAGCAACCAGCCCCGGGTTCCACTGAGGAAGCAACCCCAACTACAGGCGTGTGGACCTTGAGCACCACCAGCATGGATACGGCATCTGTGGAAGGAAGCACTTATGGAGACCTAGACAGCACTGTTGGAGGCAGGGGTCCCCAAGCAACGCCAAGTCAGGCCCCAGGAACAGGCCCCCGAAAGCCCTCTGGCATGGAGTCCTCTGTGAAGAG TGGTTTTCCAGAGGAAATCAGCTCTCAGATCCTGACTCCAGTCTGCGCTGTGTTAGCCCCATTTCTGATTGTGGCTCTGATCCTATTGCAAAGGAGACTTCGAAAAAACAGACCAT ctcaggaggcagaaagGGCAGCCCCCAGGGTCACCCTGATTCAGATGACACATTTCCTGGAGCCCACCCTTTCACCAGCTCAGCTGCCTCATGAGGAAAGGAAGATGCTGCAGGGTGACTCTCCTACCCAAGCTGGTCCGACTGCCCCAGAGAGGGACCCAGGACTCTCAGGAATGGAAAGATAA